In Meiothermus sp. Pnk-1, one DNA window encodes the following:
- a CDS encoding helix-turn-helix domain-containing protein yields the protein MADDEVLTLEEAAALLKVSETLVYQLARSGSLPGRKVGREWRFLRSALLEWLRAPAKEEGVREGVVQLDRFGGEYKVENGREHVAMWLPLSLEEKERLLEKALREGRSLSAMVADYLREWLEK from the coding sequence ATGGCGGATGACGAAGTATTGACCCTCGAGGAAGCCGCGGCCCTGCTCAAGGTCAGCGAGACGCTGGTCTACCAGCTCGCCCGCTCGGGCAGCCTGCCGGGGCGCAAGGTGGGGCGGGAGTGGCGTTTTTTACGTTCGGCGCTGCTGGAGTGGCTCAGGGCTCCGGCGAAGGAGGAGGGCGTGAGGGAAGGCGTGGTGCAGCTCGACAGGTTCGGCGGGGAGTACAAGGTGGAGAACGGCCGGGAGCACGTGGCGATGTGGCTGCCGCTGAGCCTGGAGGAGAAGGAGCGGCTGCTCGAGAAGGCGCTGCGGGAGGGGCGGAGCCTCAGCGCGATGGTGGCCGACTATCTGCGGGAGTGGCTCGAGAAGTGA
- a CDS encoding sugar MFS transporter: protein MRLRLTLGSVLSLFLSGIIAASPGGLLPQWQEAFEVGSRLSLYFNLYLAGLLAGLTLSRLTPARHPWFSLAMALAGLGLLGVASARSFETILWAAFPLGLGVGAINLNGNSLPGELYPERRMVVLSQVNAAFGLGAIATPFLVSLFPWREVLVVFALTALAGALLVWRAPAGQVVRVANGHGVAGWMWLLALATAMYAGLEQGFATFSGAYFKELGYPTALAGALLSLYWVAFTVGRLLLSYWVARDPLRHLTWLVCGAAGVALLYFLPPLPLLFPLAGLLIGPIFTTLMTLGQERMGVSAVAYALYAGAGGSTLIPALLALLPVTGVPWGLLGASLALLTLTHSLRRLDARLAL from the coding sequence ATGCGCCTTCGGCTGACCCTCGGAAGCGTCCTCTCCCTGTTTCTCTCCGGCATCATCGCGGCCAGTCCCGGAGGGCTTCTGCCCCAGTGGCAGGAGGCTTTCGAGGTGGGCTCGAGGCTCTCGCTGTACTTCAACCTGTACCTGGCGGGGCTGTTGGCGGGGCTAACCCTCTCCCGCCTCACCCCCGCGCGCCATCCGTGGTTTTCGCTGGCGATGGCCTTGGCCGGGCTGGGGCTGTTAGGGGTGGCTTCGGCACGGAGCTTCGAGACCATCCTGTGGGCGGCCTTCCCGCTGGGGTTGGGCGTGGGGGCGATCAACCTCAACGGCAACAGCCTGCCCGGCGAGCTCTACCCCGAGCGGCGCATGGTCGTGCTGAGCCAGGTCAACGCGGCTTTTGGCCTGGGGGCCATCGCCACGCCCTTTCTGGTGAGTCTCTTCCCTTGGCGTGAGGTCTTGGTGGTCTTTGCCCTGACGGCCTTGGCGGGGGCGCTGCTGGTGTGGAGGGCTCCGGCGGGCCAGGTGGTCAGGGTGGCCAATGGGCATGGGGTTGCGGGCTGGATGTGGCTGCTGGCGCTGGCGACCGCCATGTACGCCGGTCTCGAGCAGGGCTTTGCCACCTTCTCCGGGGCCTACTTTAAGGAGCTGGGCTACCCCACGGCGCTGGCGGGAGCCCTGCTCTCGCTGTACTGGGTGGCCTTCACCGTAGGGCGCCTGCTGTTGAGCTACTGGGTGGCCCGCGATCCCCTGCGGCACCTGACCTGGCTGGTCTGCGGGGCGGCAGGGGTGGCGCTGCTGTACTTCCTGCCACCCTTGCCGCTGCTATTCCCCCTGGCGGGGTTGCTGATCGGCCCCATCTTCACCACCCTCATGACCCTGGGCCAAGAGCGGATGGGCGTCAGCGCCGTGGCCTACGCGCTGTATGCCGGAGCCGGTGGAAGCACCTTGATTCCGGCGCTGTTGGCCCTGCTGCCGGTCACGGGGGTTCCCTGGGGCCTGCTCGGGGCCAGCCTGGCCCTGCTGACCCTGACCCACAGCCTCAGGAGGCTCGATGCGCGCCTTGCTCTTTGA
- a CDS encoding HAD family phosphatase, producing MRALLFDLDGTLADTDRLHEQAWLEVLLPHGIRGDHAFYQQHISGHLNPEIVSRLLPHLSPLERTALIEAKEQRFRELAQDLEALPGLEELWRWARERGLALALVTNAPRSNAEHVLQALGLEFDLVVLAEELAAGKPDPLPYRTALERLGLEPAEALAFEDSPSGVRAAVEAGIPTIGLTTGHPPEALKRAGAFLLVRNFRDPQLWKQLERS from the coding sequence ATGCGCGCCTTGCTCTTTGACCTCGACGGCACCTTGGCCGACACCGACCGCCTGCACGAGCAGGCCTGGCTCGAGGTCCTGCTCCCCCACGGCATCCGGGGGGATCACGCCTTCTACCAGCAGCACATCAGCGGCCACCTCAACCCCGAGATCGTATCCCGGCTGCTGCCCCACCTCTCGCCACTCGAGCGCACCGCCTTGATCGAGGCCAAAGAGCAGCGCTTTCGCGAGCTAGCGCAAGATCTGGAGGCCCTGCCGGGGCTGGAGGAGCTGTGGCGCTGGGCGAGGGAGCGGGGCTTGGCGCTGGCCTTGGTGACCAACGCCCCGCGCTCCAACGCCGAGCACGTGCTCCAGGCGCTAGGCCTGGAGTTCGACCTGGTGGTGCTGGCCGAGGAGCTGGCCGCCGGGAAGCCCGATCCCCTGCCCTACCGCACCGCCCTAGAGCGGCTGGGGCTGGAGCCCGCCGAGGCCCTGGCCTTCGAGGACTCCCCCTCAGGAGTGAGGGCCGCCGTAGAGGCGGGGATTCCTACCATTGGCCTCACCACCGGCCATCCCCCCGAAGCCCTAAAACGCGCCGGGGCCTTTCTCCTCGTTAGGAATTTCCGCGATCCCCAGCTGTGGAAGCAGCTCGAGCGGAGCT